The following is a genomic window from Adhaeribacter radiodurans.
ACCTACTCATTTTCAGGAAAGGCAAGGTAAGTTTTAATATATGAAAACATACGAATTAAAACCCGAGATAAAAACTTTATTGCACGAGGGCACGGTTATTCCGGCGCATCCTTTAGCCTTAACGCAGGAAAAGAAATTAGACGAAGAACGCCAACGTGGACTCACCCGTTACTACCTGGCAAGTGGTGCCGGTGGAATAGCCGTAGGGGTTCATTCTACCCAATTCGAAATCCGGGACCCGAAGGTAAATCTGTACGAAACGGTACTGCGCCTGGCCGCCGAAGAAGTGGCAGCTGCCCAATTAAATCGACCTATTATAAAAGTTGCCGGATTAGTAGGCCCAACTGAACAAGCCCTGAAAGAAGCGCAAATAGCCGTTAAGCATGGTTATGATTTAGGTTTATTGAGCATGGGTGGTTTACAAGGCTGGACCGAAGAGCAAATTTTGGAGCGGGTGAAAGCAGTAGCAGATATTATTCCGGTATTTGGGTTTTACTTGCAGCCTGGTGTCGGCGGCAGGATTTTTAGTTATGATTTCTGGTATGCCTTTGCTCAAATTTCAAATGTACATGCCATTAAAGTAGCAGCTTTTAACCGGTACCAGACTTTAGATGTGGTGCGGGCCGTTTGCTCTTCCAATCGCCGGAAGGAAATTGCTTTGTATACCGGCAACGATGATAACATTATCGCTGATTTGCTAACTACTTATCGTTTTAGAGTAGCAGGTGAAATTCTAGAAAAAGATTTCGTGGGTGGCTTATTAGGCCATTGGGCCGTTTGGACCAAAAAAGCAGTTGAATTGCTGACCGAAGTAAAAACAGTTAAGCAGCAGGCAGGAGTAGGATTAGCAGAGTTGTTAACCAAGAATATTGCCGTAATTGATATGAATGCCGCCATTTTTGATCCGGCGCATCATTTTCAAGGTTGTATACCGGGTATTCACGAAGTTCTACGCCGCCAAGGTTTATTAGCCGGCACTTGGTGCTTAAATCCGGATGAAGAATTATCGCCCTGTCAAATGGAAGAAATTGAGCGGGTATGTGCCGCATACCCTGACCTGGTGGACGATGAATTTGTTAAGGAACTACTCTCCGGAGAAGTAGGAGTAAGCCAAGCATAAGCATTAGTAAATAAGTACTTCAACGAAATTAGTTAAGAGCATGATTTAAAGTAGTACCCTGAAAACCTGAATCTTATTAGTCGAACAACGAACAACTAAGAACGAGCAACTACTAATTAATGAACAGACGCGATTTTGTAAAGTTAACTAGTGCCTTGATAACCGCTAATACTATTCCTTTGGAAACATTTGCCAGCCCAATTAAATACGCTCTCAAAACAATACAAGTTACCCGTACCGATTCTAATTTTGAGCGTGAAAAATTGGTGCGCCCATTTGGTTTTAAAGGGGGGTATTTAACTGAGCTATGGCAAACAATAACGAAACTGGAAACAGCTTCGGGTAATAGCGGCATTGGCTTGGCTACCCAGAGCGTTTTATACGCCGATGCCGATTTATTTGCTGCTCATTCCGAGGCTGGCGGCAATGCTTTAAAATATGCTTTAACCGAACAAGCCTTACAATTGGTAAAGCAAACCCCTTTTTCAACACCGGTAGAACTAATCCAAAAGATATTTCCGGAAGCGATGCGGTTAGGTAAACAGATAACCGGCAAGCAAGATTTAAGCCCTATTTTTACTTATATCGCTTTGGTAAGTCTGGACAATGCGGCCTGGGTTTTGTATACGGCGGAAAATAAATTTAAAAATTTCGATGAGATGGTTCCGGAGCCTTATAAAAAGGCTTTATCGGCGCGCAGCAACAAAATAGCCATTATGTACCAGGTGCCCTATGGTATGCCCACGAACGATTTGAAAGCGGCGGCTCAGGAAGGTTATTTTGTCTTTAAAATAAAAAGTGGTGCACCGGGTTCTCAAGCCGAAATGTTACAAAAAGACATGGAACGTCTTACTTTAATTCATGCTACTTTAAAGAATCTCCGGACCGATCATACGCCTAATGGTAAACTAATTTACACCATCGATCCCAATGCGCGCTATGAGAAAAAGGAAACGTTTCAACGTTACCTCGATCATGCTAAAAAAATAGGCGCATTCGAACAAATCTTATTTGCCGAAGAACCGCTAAATGAAAAAAACGATGAAAATGTAAAAGACCTGGGTATTGCCATTGCCGGCGATGAAAGTGTTCACGACGAAGCCAGCGCTATTAGAAGGTTGGAGCAAGGTTACGGTGCTTTGGTTTTGAAAGGAATAGCTAAAACTTTAAGTTTTTCGATGAAAGTAGCCAAACTCGCTCAAGAACGGGGTGTGCCATGCCTGTGTGCCGATTTAACGGTAAACCCCATTTTAGTAGATTGGCATAAGAACCTGGCGGCGCGGGTTACTCCTTTTCCGGGTATAAACATGGGGTTAATGGAAACCAACGGTAACATGAATTACCAAAACTGGAAAACCATGATGGGGTATAACCCAGCGGCAAATGCTTCCTGGAACAAAGTGAACAATGGCGTATTTGAGTTAGGTAAGGATTTTTACGACCAAAGCAGCGGTATTCTTCAGCCCTCTCTTCATTATCAGCAGGTATTTACTAAAACTCCGTGAATTTTTGCAGAACTAAATTTATTGGCGATTGAAATACGTTTTATAACATTTATATCGCGAGCGTCCACGCTCGTGATGAAGATCGTCCGGCCTCTGGCCGGTTGGAATTTATCTGTATATCCTTTGTATATAGGTTTATCGGTTCGCCCGGCCAGAGGCCTACCAGATAGTAGACACGAGCGTGGACGCTCGCGCCAGTAGTAATATTTATGAAATTTCGCCGATAAGCATAACCTTTGTGATTAACCAAAGCTAATTTTTGATTAAGGCTGTAAATAATTAGAAGAACTTGTGTGCTATATCTTGCTTTAATACATTAAATCTTTACCGAATTTAAACTTTCAAGAATATTTTATTCCGATATAGAAAATACAGGAAGAACCACACGAGTAACATAGCCCCAAAAGCCTGGTAAACCTCGTGCCAGGGTTCTGGAGGAGGTGCATATAAACCGCCAAAAAGCAGTTTTGAAGTATGCATAAAATCAATGAACCGGTAAGACAGGTACACGGTAAGGGAATTCATCCCGATTACCATAAAGAAGAAAGCCCATTTTCGGAACTTAAGGACATCAATAATTAAATAAAAACCGGCCAGAAAAATAAAAGCCATGCCTGCTGTTAAGCAAATAAAAGAGCTGGACCAAAGGTGTTTGTTAATCGGGAAATGCAAGTCCCAGAGAAGACCAAAAATAATTCCGGCAATACCAACCAGCAAAAGCGTAATTACTTTTCGGTTTTCTGACCAGGTGGTTCGTAAAATATCGCCAGCCATAGCCCCTAATATAGTAAGACAAATAGCCGGAAATTGGGTTGGGAGGCCTAATTCATCGTAAGTCTTTTGCAATAACCGGCCGGGTAAGAAAGTACGATCGATCCAGCCTACCAGGTTTCCTTCAAAAGTCAGGTTACCGGCACCATAACCGGGCACAGGAATAAGAAAGAGAGCGGCATAGTATAAAATTAGTATGATACCTACAACAGTTAAACGCTTTTGCCAGGAATAATTTAGATACAGTAAAGTGGTAACAAAACCAGCTAAACCAATTCGCCCTAAAACACTACCAAGTCTTATTTGCGAAGGTTCGAAAAAAGGAAAAGGTGCATTTTTATCTAAAATACCCAAGACAATTAAAATTACCATCCGCCAGAAAGCCTTGCGGTATAAATCTGATTTGTTCATTCCCATTTCCAAGCCCTTGTTCAGGGAAAAAGGCAACGACACGCCGGCCAGAAATAGAAATAAAGGAAAAATAAAGTCGTAAAAAGTAAATCCGTGCCAAGCCGGATGGGTTAATTGATCGGCTATCCAATTTATCCAAGACAATCCGGTTTTATCTTTCATTAACACCAGAAAGGTACCACCGCCGGCAATCAACAACATATCAAAACCTCGTAGCGCATCAATCGAAAGTAAGCGATTTGCTTTTTTGTCGTTACTGAAAGGTAGAGTGGATGGGGCAGGATACTTCGCTTTTACATCCGATGAACGTTGGGGTTGAACCAATTGCTTCGCGGAAGAAGACCAGGAATGGAGCAAAGATTGATTTTTCATGGACCTATTGAAATTTTGTAAATATCAGATTACATGATTTAAGCTTATTCGTAAATGGGGAAAGTACTTTTATCTAAAATTGAATTATTGGTTATTATTTGAGGACTTAGTTGCCTTAAACTAAATGCTCTTTGGGTGCTACAAGAATCCTTTCAATATAATTAAAAATTCGGAATAGAAATTATCTCTTTTCGATTAATATAGCTTCATTCTTTCT
Proteins encoded in this region:
- a CDS encoding acyltransferase family protein, which produces MKNQSLLHSWSSSAKQLVQPQRSSDVKAKYPAPSTLPFSNDKKANRLLSIDALRGFDMLLIAGGGTFLVLMKDKTGLSWINWIADQLTHPAWHGFTFYDFIFPLFLFLAGVSLPFSLNKGLEMGMNKSDLYRKAFWRMVILIVLGILDKNAPFPFFEPSQIRLGSVLGRIGLAGFVTTLLYLNYSWQKRLTVVGIILILYYAALFLIPVPGYGAGNLTFEGNLVGWIDRTFLPGRLLQKTYDELGLPTQFPAICLTILGAMAGDILRTTWSENRKVITLLLVGIAGIIFGLLWDLHFPINKHLWSSSFICLTAGMAFIFLAGFYLIIDVLKFRKWAFFFMVIGMNSLTVYLSYRFIDFMHTSKLLFGGLYAPPPEPWHEVYQAFGAMLLVWFFLYFLYRNKIFLKV
- a CDS encoding enolase C-terminal domain-like protein; the protein is MNRRDFVKLTSALITANTIPLETFASPIKYALKTIQVTRTDSNFEREKLVRPFGFKGGYLTELWQTITKLETASGNSGIGLATQSVLYADADLFAAHSEAGGNALKYALTEQALQLVKQTPFSTPVELIQKIFPEAMRLGKQITGKQDLSPIFTYIALVSLDNAAWVLYTAENKFKNFDEMVPEPYKKALSARSNKIAIMYQVPYGMPTNDLKAAAQEGYFVFKIKSGAPGSQAEMLQKDMERLTLIHATLKNLRTDHTPNGKLIYTIDPNARYEKKETFQRYLDHAKKIGAFEQILFAEEPLNEKNDENVKDLGIAIAGDESVHDEASAIRRLEQGYGALVLKGIAKTLSFSMKVAKLAQERGVPCLCADLTVNPILVDWHKNLAARVTPFPGINMGLMETNGNMNYQNWKTMMGYNPAANASWNKVNNGVFELGKDFYDQSSGILQPSLHYQQVFTKTP
- a CDS encoding dihydrodipicolinate synthase family protein; its protein translation is MKTYELKPEIKTLLHEGTVIPAHPLALTQEKKLDEERQRGLTRYYLASGAGGIAVGVHSTQFEIRDPKVNLYETVLRLAAEEVAAAQLNRPIIKVAGLVGPTEQALKEAQIAVKHGYDLGLLSMGGLQGWTEEQILERVKAVADIIPVFGFYLQPGVGGRIFSYDFWYAFAQISNVHAIKVAAFNRYQTLDVVRAVCSSNRRKEIALYTGNDDNIIADLLTTYRFRVAGEILEKDFVGGLLGHWAVWTKKAVELLTEVKTVKQQAGVGLAELLTKNIAVIDMNAAIFDPAHHFQGCIPGIHEVLRRQGLLAGTWCLNPDEELSPCQMEEIERVCAAYPDLVDDEFVKELLSGEVGVSQA